One genomic segment of Alkalimarinus alittae includes these proteins:
- a CDS encoding efflux RND transporter periplasmic adaptor subunit — translation MKRTGILFAMIIALGGGVALQKFVLSSSQLPILGDTDHSASASAPDTVEKKPLYWVAPMDKNYRRDKPGQSPMGMDLVPVYEDDAQGGDEGTVKISPMVINNLGVRTEEVTKGSMDLSINTVGYIDFDEDKLSHIHSRVDGWIEVLNVNSSGDAVTKGQTLYELYSPALVNAQEEYLAVIRSGNKTLKKASRSRLLSLGLSNHQVQRLEQRKVVDQRIKVIADRDGFVKDLNVREGMFIKPATEVMSIGSLDSVWVIAEVFERQSSWVKAGQRVEMKTEALPGKQWSGEVDYLYPVLDSKTRTLRVRIRVSNPEIALKPNMYTELTLFVPVSDEALSIPREALIKGGTHNRVVTALGDGMFKSVLVDVGIESNGRVQIMKGLSEGDIVVTSAQFLIDSESNIDAEIARMESREIIQHEQSESASNLFKATGKIEDVMADMAMLTITHDPIKALDWPTMRMDFEVADDIDVNAFEAGQLIEFELKKQGDWDYLITTIKPVKTQ, via the coding sequence ATGAAACGTACGGGTATTTTATTCGCAATGATCATTGCGTTAGGAGGTGGCGTAGCCCTCCAAAAGTTTGTACTGAGCAGTAGTCAGTTGCCAATCTTAGGTGACACTGACCATTCTGCCAGTGCTTCTGCACCTGATACAGTTGAAAAAAAACCGCTGTACTGGGTCGCGCCGATGGATAAAAACTACCGACGTGACAAACCAGGACAATCACCGATGGGAATGGATCTGGTGCCGGTTTATGAAGACGATGCCCAAGGTGGCGATGAAGGCACCGTCAAAATATCTCCGATGGTCATTAACAATCTTGGTGTGCGCACAGAAGAAGTCACAAAAGGGTCTATGGATTTGTCGATCAACACTGTCGGCTATATCGATTTTGATGAAGACAAACTTTCACATATTCACAGTCGTGTTGATGGTTGGATAGAGGTTTTAAACGTCAATAGTTCTGGCGATGCGGTGACAAAAGGGCAGACGCTCTATGAACTGTATTCACCTGCACTGGTCAATGCACAAGAAGAATATTTAGCGGTGATACGCAGCGGTAATAAAACACTCAAAAAAGCGTCGCGATCACGTTTGCTTTCGTTAGGGTTATCAAATCACCAGGTGCAGCGTCTTGAGCAAAGAAAGGTGGTTGATCAGCGCATTAAGGTTATCGCAGACCGAGATGGGTTTGTTAAAGATTTGAACGTTCGAGAAGGCATGTTTATTAAGCCAGCAACCGAAGTGATGTCGATTGGCTCGCTGGACTCTGTTTGGGTAATTGCTGAGGTTTTTGAACGGCAGTCAAGCTGGGTTAAAGCTGGACAACGGGTTGAAATGAAAACAGAGGCTTTGCCTGGAAAGCAGTGGAGTGGTGAAGTTGATTATCTTTATCCTGTGTTAGATAGCAAAACCAGAACCTTGCGAGTCCGTATTCGCGTCAGTAACCCAGAGATAGCACTTAAACCCAATATGTACACTGAGTTAACGCTATTCGTCCCTGTATCGGATGAGGCACTGAGCATTCCAAGAGAGGCTTTGATTAAAGGCGGGACGCACAACCGCGTTGTCACTGCTTTAGGGGATGGCATGTTTAAGTCAGTATTAGTTGACGTCGGCATCGAGTCAAATGGCCGCGTTCAAATTATGAAAGGGCTATCAGAAGGCGATATCGTGGTGACTTCTGCTCAGTTTTTGATTGATTCTGAATCCAATATCGATGCCGAAATTGCACGAATGGAATCGCGTGAAATTATCCAACATGAGCAGTCAGAAAGCGCTTCAAATCTATTCAAAGCGACTGGAAAGATAGAAGATGTGATGGCTGATATGGCCATGCTAACGATTACCCATGACCCGATCAAAGCATTGGACTGGCCGACCATGAGAATGGACTTTGAAGTGGCCGATGATATCGACGTAAACGCCTTTGAGGCAGGACAGTTGATTGAGTTTGAACTTAAAAAACAAGGCGATTGGGATTACCTGATCACCACGATTAAACCCGTTAAAACGCAATAA
- a CDS encoding copper-binding protein: protein MMNVISTRNALRNVISTLAVSAMLLPAVTLADSEHGHSNMKEQGHMMKQDHMKSQGMREVMGTGRINKVMAEKHMVNIVHEPIAEMEWPKMRMNFKTAEGVNLNDLKPGQEVTFKLQVNKDNSYVIKQIDVK from the coding sequence ATGATGAACGTTATAAGCACGAGAAACGCATTAAGAAATGTCATTTCAACATTGGCCGTGAGTGCCATGTTATTACCTGCCGTGACCTTGGCAGATTCAGAACATGGTCACAGCAATATGAAAGAGCAGGGTCATATGATGAAACAGGATCATATGAAAAGCCAAGGCATGCGAGAAGTCATGGGCACAGGCCGCATCAATAAAGTGATGGCCGAAAAGCATATGGTCAATATTGTTCATGAGCCGATTGCAGAGATGGAATGGCCAAAGATGCGAATGAACTTCAAAACCGCGGAAGGCGTTAATTTAAATGATTTAAAACCAGGCCAGGAAGTGACGTTTAAGTTGCAGGTCAATAAAGATAATAGCTACGTCATAAAGCAGATTGACGTTAAGTAA